One genomic window of Cricetulus griseus strain 17A/GY chromosome 3, alternate assembly CriGri-PICRH-1.0, whole genome shotgun sequence includes the following:
- the Rnf182 gene encoding E3 ubiquitin-protein ligase RNF182, whose translation MASQPPEEPVETQVSDELECKICYNRYNLKQRKPKVLECCHRVCAKCLYKIIDFGDSPQGVIVCPFCRFETCLPDDEVSSLPDDNNILVNLTCGSKGKKCLPENPTELLLTPKRLASLVSPSHTSSNCLVITIMEVQRESSPSLTSTPVVEFYRPASFDSVTTVSHNWTVWNCTSLLFQTSIRVLVWLLGLLYFSSLPLGIYLLVSKKVTLGVVFVSLVPSSLVILMVYGFCQCVCHEFLDCMALPS comes from the coding sequence ATGGCCAGCCAGCCACCAGAAGAGCCTGTGGAGACTCAGGTCTCAGATGAGCTAGAGTGCAAGATCTGTTACAATCGGTACAACCTGAAACAGAGGAAGCCCAAGGTTCTGGAGTGTTGTCACAGAGTTTGTGccaaatgcctctataagatcatAGACTTTGGGGACTCTCCCCAGGGTGTCATCGTCTGTCCTTTCTGTAGGTTTGAGACGTGCCTGCCGGATGATGAAGTTAGCAGCCTGCCTGATGACAATAACATCCTTGTAAACTTGACTTGTGGAAGCAAAGGGAAGAAATGCCTGCCTGAGAATCCCACGGAGCTGCTGCTCACCCCGAAGCGGCTGGCTTCCCTGGTCAGTCCTTCCCACACATCCTCCAACTGCTTGGTTATCACCATCATGGAGGTGCAGAGGGAGAGTTCCCCATCTCTCACCTCTACACCTGTGGTAGAATTTTACAGGCCGGCAAGTTTCGACTCTGTCACCACAGTGTCCCACAACTGGACGGTGTGGAACTGCACCTCCCTACTCTTTCAGACGTCCATCCGGGTGTTAGTGTGGCTTCTAGGCTTGCTATACTTCAGCTCCTTGCCCTTAGGGATCTATTTACTGGTGTCTAAGAAAGTCACCCTTGGGGTAGTCTTTGTTAGCCTCGTTCCCTCTAGCCTTGTCATCCTTATGGTGTATGGTTTTTGCCAATGTGTTTGTCATGAATTTCTGGACTGTATGGCACTTCCTTCTTAA